The genomic region CTTTGTGCTCAGTCTGGTACATCTTTTCATGCACAGACCCAAGATGGAGTTCTGGCAGAGACACCTCGACATCATGAGCAGAGATTAACTTCTTTTAAAATTTGTCTTTTTTTGTTAAAATACAGTATGGCATATAGAAGCTACATTAAAAAAGTCCCCGGATTCACTTTTCTGGGACCAACTCTTATATTTGCCGGAATGCTGACCGCTTCGGACACGGGACTGACCTATGCCCTGAATCCGGACATGGTGCTTGACGGCTTAAGCAGAAACCTTGCCGTGTTCTATTTCATAGTCACGGCCTTTTTCAGCTTCCTTCTGATGCATGCCGGATATCTTCTTTACAGCGGAATGGTTTACAGCAGATACTATGCCAGTATCGTCTTATATTCGTGCCTGACTGCGCTCATGGCCAGAGTATTTCTGCTGGGTTTTCAGCCCGCTCCCTGGAAAATATTCATCGAGGGTGCGTTCCTCATTGCCGCCCTCTTATACATAGGCCAGAGACAGTTCAGACTCCGCTTCGACTACAAGCGGAGCGTTGTCGGGGTCACCGTCTTTTTCATATGGGTGATGACCTTCATGACCGCAGGATATTTCTATAAGCGTGTGAAGGACATGAACAGCACTCCGCCCATAAATACCGTCACACTTGAGGCGGCTCCCGTCAGCACAGAGGTGACACCGCTCCCCTTCGGCTACGGGCTTAAAATTCCCCCGAACTTCCATCTCTCGTCCATAGAGAACGATTCCGGAACCCTGTATGTAACTTTCCATAATCCTGATTACGGATACATCATATTAAGCAACTTCTCATCAATGACCCCCGTTTTCAAGCGCATGCGAGTGCTTGGCTACAAAAACGAAATGGATTTCATAAGCCGGTTTTTCACAGAATCGGTGGGGCTTCTCCAGCTTTATGTCCGCAGAAACATGACCAGCCTGCACGTTCGGGAGTTTGACAAGGTTGAGGTGGGCGATATGTCCATTTTTATGGAAAAGTCCAACGGCGACAACTCAATAGCTCACATCTTCAAAGGAAGCGAGCTGCTGGGCGAGGTGAGCATCCTGTCCATCTCCATGAACGACACGGGAATGTATAACGAGATTTTTTCAACAATAATAAGCGACGAACCGGAAAAAGATGCCCACAAACTGTTCGAAAACGGACTGAAACTTCAGCAGGAAGGCAAAATAGAGGAAGCAAAACGCCTCTTTGCATGGGCAATGGTAATAAATCCGGACGATCCGGAGTACAGATACGTTCTGGCAGAGACCTTCGCCATGACGGGCTATGTTTCAAGCGCAAAGAAACAGCTTGAGGCATGCCTTAAACTGTCCAGAGGACACCAGCGGGCACTCAAGCTTGCGGGCGCTCTCAGCAAACTCAAATAGAGGGCAACATCATGCCTGTAACAACCCTCAAAACCCTGACTCCCCACAACGAACATGAACTTAGAAAACTTCTGGAGCATGTATACGGAATTGAGCCTAACTGGATCAGAATACAGCTTGATGAGGAGCATCTGGCCACAATCGAGATCGAAACCGAAATGGACATCGACTCACGCATCGCAGTGGTCATAAACGACGGCGGAATGAAGGCCGAGTTTTCGCTCTTTCCCGCCATAAACAAAGGCAAGACACTGGACAACGACGCCATCGAAAACTATCTGATAAAAGAGAAAAGACTCTATAAGGAACTTCTGAACTGGGACAGCATTAAACACGCAATCCAGTACTATCTGGCAGGGTTCATCGTTGAAAAGGTTCTGGCCGCAGAGGGCATGCCCGCCGAAAACGGTCAGGATGCATGGATGAAGCTCCACTTCGATCTGGACGACAGACGCCCGAGAGAGCTTGAGGACGGCAGCGTTGACTTTAAGGATATTAACCACATTGTCACCGTTGAGGAGAATCAGCTTCTAATCTCTTTCCATCCTGAAACAGCCGGAAGAGAGGGGACGAAGGTCACGGGAGAAAAAATTCCGGCGGTGAAGGGTAAAAAACTCGTAATCCACAAAGGCCGAGGCGTCTATTTTGATGAAGAGCGTCAGGGATATGCCGCAAAGGACGGCGGATATGTGATATTCGAGAGCAACAGACTGAGCGTTAACCCTATCTACTCGGTCTACGGCGACGTGGACTACTCGGTGGGCAATATAAAATTTGACGGAACCGTATCCGTCTCAGGCGACGTTTTAAGCGGTTTCAGCATTGAAGCCAAAAATATCATCGTCTGGGGAATAGTGCGGGACGCTATGCTCATCGCAAAGGACGACATAACTGTGAAAACAGGTATAAAATCCACCGGCAAGTGCGTTCTGAAAGCCGGAAGACACGTCACCGCAGGTTTTATCGAAAACTCAGTTGTCGAAGCCGGACAGACCATAAATATCAAAAGCTACTGCCTTAACTCAAAACTCTACAGCGAGGGCGAAATAATCGCCACATCCGGCGACGGAATTGTCAGCGGCGGTGAGATAAGGGCTTTTGCCGGAATACATGTAAGAAAACTGGGACTTGATCAGGGGCCGCAGTTCAAAGTATGTGTCGGTGTCAAGCACAACCTTGAGGACAAGCTGGAAGGTTCCATGGCCGAAAAGGACAAACTGGAACAGACCATAAAGGCCGCAGACGAAAAGATACGCAAGCTGGCAAAAATGAATCCGGATATCACAAAGAATCCGAAGCTGAAAGCAATAATCGCATCCAGAAGTCTTCTGGTCAAAAAGTTTCAGACCATGGACGAAAGGGTGGATCAGATTATAAAATCCTCCATGCACCCTATGCCGTTCATCCGTGTGGACGACACGGTGCACGACGGGGTGATCCTTGTTTTCTACGGCACTGAGAAGAACATAACCCAGTCCGAAGGAAAGGGTAAATTTGTTTTCGACAAGGCATCCGGAAAAATAAACAAGCTGAAGGCGGACGCTCCGCTTGAAAATCTGGTTTCAGAAGTTAAGCTGAATTAAGTGAAAAGATACATCGATAGACTTAAAAGCAGACTGCAGGGCGACGGAGCGGCGGGGGTTTTCCGCAATATGCTCATTCTGGCCACGGGAACCACAGCATCCAAGGCTATCGGGTTTCTGGCATCGCTTGTGGTCACAAGGCTGTTCACCCCAGAGGACTTCGGCGCAATGTCGCTCTTCATAGCCTTCACATCGCTGATTGCTCCCCTTGCAACTCTCTGTTATTCATACGCAATCCCCCTGCCCAAAAGCCGCTGTCTGGCGGCGAACATCATTGTTATGAATTTTGCAATAACTGCGTTCATGACCATGGTAACGGGTCTTGTTTTCATATTCGCAGGAGATATAATCTTTAAAGCCGCCAACGCCGACGGTCTTCAGCCTTATATCTGGCTGATACTGATGACGCAGTTCTTCGGCGGGATATACGAGACTCTGAGCAGTTTCGCCACCCGTGAGCGTGCTTTCAAACCCATCGCCAAAACAAAGATGATCCAGTCGTTCTTCGGTGCGTTGGCAAAGATAGTCTCCGGATTCTCCCATTTCGGGGTTACGGGACTTCTGATAGGTCAGGCATATTCTCAGGCGGGCGGAAGTTTTATATATTTCAAAGCCTTCCGGGAATCGCTTTCTAAATCAATCCGCAGCATAAACCTTAAAAGGGTGCTGAAAACCGCCCTGCTCTACCGTGATTTCCCCATGTACCGTCTGCCTTCGCAGTTTCTTCTGACCTTTTCCATCCAGATCCCCCTGCTTATGACGGGCAAACTGTTCGGAATGGGCACTGTGGGTCAGCTTGGCCTTGCAACATCCGTTCTGTCGCTTCCGGTGATACTCTTCGGGGTGTCCGCCGGACAGGCATATTACGCCGAAGCCGCAAGGATAGGCGCCCACAACCCAAAGGAGCTTTACAGCCTTTCGAAAAAAGTAGCCGGAAAACTTTTTCTGGTGAGCCTGCTCCCCTTCGCCGTGCTCCAGCTGGCGGGTGAACCGCTCTTTGTTCTGGTGTTCGGCAAGGCATGGCACCAGTCGGGAACTTTTGCCTCAATGCTCTCCGTTTCACTCCTCGCCCAGTTCGTTGTTGTGCCCATTGTCAACGTACTGACAGTTCTGGGCAAACAGAAGATGTTCCTCATGTTCAACATAATGCGCACGCTGACCATTGTGGGGCTTTTCTCCGCCTGCGGATATCTGAAACTCACAGCCAACGAATCCATTCTGGCTTACAGCATCCTGCTGGCGGCAAACTATGGGGTAATGTCGCTGGTTATTTTCAGAATAATAAGGAGCAGGTTTTAAGATGGGCCAGATGCTGAAACACACGGGAGTGGTTATTCATGTTGACGAGCAGAAAAACGCCACCGTGGAGGTTATGCGAGAACACGCCTGCACAGGCTGCGGAGAGAAATCCGCCTGCACCATGTCCGACGGAAACAACGTCCGGATAACATTCAAAAACGCCCGTGACCTTTCGAAGGGCGACCACGTGGAAATAGCCATCGATACCGGAAATTTCATGCGCTCACTGCTGACAGTATACGCCGCCCCGCTGGCTCTGATGCTCATTGCCGGGGTCACTGCGGATTCGGTTCAGAACAATCAGCTTATAACAGCCGCCGCAACCCTTACCGCTCCGGCCGTATATTTTCTACTTCTGCGCCTGCGAAACAGAGGCAGAGCCGTTCAGACCTACCGGAAGATAAACTAATAAGCCTTCACAACCTCTTTCCTGGCATGCAGATTTTTCGGCATTTCCGAGCCGATGTCAGCGGCATTGCCCCTGTATGACGGGTCGAGCATTATGCATGACATATTGTCGTAGCGGTACTGCCTGACATTGGGCATCCGCACCGAATCAACCCGCATGGAGACCACTACAGGCTCGCTGCCGGAAACCATCAGCACTGCATTATCCCTTGAAAAAAGGCATTCTTTGCTGAAATTCATTACGCCCTTTGCGGAGCAGTCCGGATAATAGTTGGCCTGTTTTTTGTCTCTGTACCTTTCATATTCGAATCTGGACGGAAAAACAGTGATATCAAACGGCGATGAGCCGTCCGCCTCTATCTGAACGTGATCCAGCTTTTTCAGTTCCATCATAAAGGCTTTGTTGCCGCCCGTCTGTGTGGTCTGGTTAAATACGTTTATGAGCGTCGGCTGAAACACCTGTCCGCCGTTCAGCCCGCAGGCCATGACGTACATGTGCTCCGGAACCACCACCAGATAGGGTCGAAGCCCTATGGTGTTCAGCATGGAAGCCAGCAGAATGGACAGATCCTCGCAGTCGCCCCCCTTCGCAAGGGTTTCATAGGGAGCAAGGATGTTCTCAACCCCGTCAGGTTCACCCACATATGGAACCTTCCCCCTGATATGCTCGAATATATTCTGCACCTGACAGTACACGTCGCCGTAGCACCCTGCGGTTATGCTTGCGGTGAGTTCCGCCAGTGCAGGGTCGTTATGCAGAACCTTTGAGCTGTATCTGTAAAATGGTGACTGTTCCGCCAGAGGGTTAAGCACCGAGCCGATGGTAACTTTCTCAGCTTCCTTTTCCGGCAGGGGTTCCGTCTGAGCGGTAATCTGTACGGGTTCCTCCACAGGCTGAACCATCTGCGTTTTCGGAGAGGCCTGAACTGACAGCCG from Seleniivibrio woodruffii harbors:
- a CDS encoding transglutaminase domain-containing protein; the protein is MKFRIFALLIVLLIGAGVYFFDDILRLSVQASPKTQMVQPVEEPVQITAQTEPLPEKEAEKVTIGSVLNPLAEQSPFYRYSSKVLHNDPALAELTASITAGCYGDVYCQVQNIFEHIRGKVPYVGEPDGVENILAPYETLAKGGDCEDLSILLASMLNTIGLRPYLVVVPEHMYVMACGLNGGQVFQPTLINVFNQTTQTGGNKAFMMELKKLDHVQIEADGSSPFDITVFPSRFEYERYRDKKQANYYPDCSAKGVMNFSKECLFSRDNAVLMVSGSEPVVVSMRVDSVRMPNVRQYRYDNMSCIMLDPSYRGNAADIGSEMPKNLHARKEVVKAY
- a CDS encoding SoxR reducing system RseC family protein, with translation MGQMLKHTGVVIHVDEQKNATVEVMREHACTGCGEKSACTMSDGNNVRITFKNARDLSKGDHVEIAIDTGNFMRSLLTVYAAPLALMLIAGVTADSVQNNQLITAAATLTAPAVYFLLLRLRNRGRAVQTYRKIN
- a CDS encoding DUF342 domain-containing protein is translated as MPVTTLKTLTPHNEHELRKLLEHVYGIEPNWIRIQLDEEHLATIEIETEMDIDSRIAVVINDGGMKAEFSLFPAINKGKTLDNDAIENYLIKEKRLYKELLNWDSIKHAIQYYLAGFIVEKVLAAEGMPAENGQDAWMKLHFDLDDRRPRELEDGSVDFKDINHIVTVEENQLLISFHPETAGREGTKVTGEKIPAVKGKKLVIHKGRGVYFDEERQGYAAKDGGYVIFESNRLSVNPIYSVYGDVDYSVGNIKFDGTVSVSGDVLSGFSIEAKNIIVWGIVRDAMLIAKDDITVKTGIKSTGKCVLKAGRHVTAGFIENSVVEAGQTINIKSYCLNSKLYSEGEIIATSGDGIVSGGEIRAFAGIHVRKLGLDQGPQFKVCVGVKHNLEDKLEGSMAEKDKLEQTIKAADEKIRKLAKMNPDITKNPKLKAIIASRSLLVKKFQTMDERVDQIIKSSMHPMPFIRVDDTVHDGVILVFYGTEKNITQSEGKGKFVFDKASGKINKLKADAPLENLVSEVKLN
- a CDS encoding lipopolysaccharide biosynthesis protein, with product MKRYIDRLKSRLQGDGAAGVFRNMLILATGTTASKAIGFLASLVVTRLFTPEDFGAMSLFIAFTSLIAPLATLCYSYAIPLPKSRCLAANIIVMNFAITAFMTMVTGLVFIFAGDIIFKAANADGLQPYIWLILMTQFFGGIYETLSSFATRERAFKPIAKTKMIQSFFGALAKIVSGFSHFGVTGLLIGQAYSQAGGSFIYFKAFRESLSKSIRSINLKRVLKTALLYRDFPMYRLPSQFLLTFSIQIPLLMTGKLFGMGTVGQLGLATSVLSLPVILFGVSAGQAYYAEAARIGAHNPKELYSLSKKVAGKLFLVSLLPFAVLQLAGEPLFVLVFGKAWHQSGTFASMLSVSLLAQFVVVPIVNVLTVLGKQKMFLMFNIMRTLTIVGLFSACGYLKLTANESILAYSILLAANYGVMSLVIFRIIRSRF
- a CDS encoding tetratricopeptide repeat protein, whose translation is MAYRSYIKKVPGFTFLGPTLIFAGMLTASDTGLTYALNPDMVLDGLSRNLAVFYFIVTAFFSFLLMHAGYLLYSGMVYSRYYASIVLYSCLTALMARVFLLGFQPAPWKIFIEGAFLIAALLYIGQRQFRLRFDYKRSVVGVTVFFIWVMTFMTAGYFYKRVKDMNSTPPINTVTLEAAPVSTEVTPLPFGYGLKIPPNFHLSSIENDSGTLYVTFHNPDYGYIILSNFSSMTPVFKRMRVLGYKNEMDFISRFFTESVGLLQLYVRRNMTSLHVREFDKVEVGDMSIFMEKSNGDNSIAHIFKGSELLGEVSILSISMNDTGMYNEIFSTIISDEPEKDAHKLFENGLKLQQEGKIEEAKRLFAWAMVINPDDPEYRYVLAETFAMTGYVSSAKKQLEACLKLSRGHQRALKLAGALSKLK